The genomic stretch CTGGGAACTCGACCGTATTTCCGACATGGATAAACTAATTATGGATGCAGCAATTTGTGAACTGAAATATTTCCCCTCTATCCCCGTGAAGGTGACTCTGGACGAGTATATCGAGATTTCCAAAAACTATTGTTCCCCGAAAAGTAGCGGGTTTATTAACGGAGTTCTCGACAAAACCGTAGCTCTTCTGAAAGAAAAGAATGAAATCAGAAAAGTCGGTCGAGGTTTGATGGAGTAATACTACCCCCTCCAGCTCCCCCTTACAGAGGGGGGAGGGGAGCTGATTACCAGGCGGTTTCCCTCCCGTGTAACGAGGGTTAGAGGCCGTAGCCATTTCACAAATTCAACTTTTGGGTTACTCCTTTTCTGTTCATGAATTTCGTTTGAATCTATCCCAGAATGTTTTCCGTTTTTCTGCCTTTGGCGCTTTCAAGCGATTCATTTCCTTTCTTTCCTGAGAACGTCGAAATGCCGTCTTGATACGCCATTCCACTTCTTGCGAGTTACGAGTTCCTTTATCAATACACTCATCAACTCCCTCATTCAAAAGGCTGTAATCCGGCAGGCCGCTATATATCACGATGGCAATATCATCTCCCGCTTCCCTAACAAGACGCATCACTTCTTCACCTTGCATTTTCGGCATATCTCCATCTAGAAGTAATAAATCATAACGACCTTTTTGATATTCGTCCCAAGCTTCCTGTCCATCCTCTACCGAGGATACGTTAAATCCACACTCTTTTAAACGCCTAATTTCAAATTTCCGTGTAAACTCATCATCTTCCGCATACAAAATCTTAATTTTCATATCTCACGTATTTAGTTATTCTTTCAACAAAGGAAAGGTTTATTTTTCTAATATAAAGAATTCAAATATGATAAAATTATGAGAATTTTTAGAGAATAAAGATCCGTACACGCAGGCCTATTTCAATATAGTCTCACCGTAGTCTCACGCCTAGCATCATTAAATATCGGGAACAAATCAACAATAACTTACCGTCCCCGCCTCGGTAAGTTATCGTTAACTTATCGAATACTTATCGAATAGTTACGCATGCGACACTAGTGAGAGTATACTGAGAAACAGAAGAATAACTAACGAAATAGGCCCCATTCACACTTGCCACACAAAACATTTATTAACAGATCACCTATTTTATCCCAATAAATAAAGGGTGACAAAAGCCACCCTTTACATTCTAAACTAAACTAACCAAACTTTTGTATCACTACAATAGTCAACTCATACGCTATATTAGCTTTGTAAATATAGAATATAAATATTAAAAAAACAAGTTTTTTTTAATATTTACTTGAAAAATCTTTAGCCTGATAATTCTTAATATACTCCATCGCCTCTTCCACCGTATTTACAACAGTATACAGCCCGTCATAAGCCTTTGACACGAATCCTTCCTTACGAATATTACTGATAAAAAGGAAAAAATACTCGTAAAAATCATTCGTATTAAGAAAAATAATTGGTTTATTATGTATTCCAAGCTGTTTCAAGGTAATCACTTCCGTGATTTCCTCCAGCGTTCCCCATCCTCCAGGTAAAGCGATAAAAGCATCCGCTTTTTCACGCATCATGCTCTTTCGTTCTTTCATATCGGGTGCCACGATTAATTCGGAAATACCTTCTGCCGAAACACCCCGGTCCACAATGCATTGTGGAATAATCCCGGTCACCTCTCCCCCACCATTTTTCACGGCATCCGACACCTCACGCATTAACCCGCAATTTGTTCCGCCGTATAGCAACTCCCATCCTCGCATCACGATCTCTTTCCCCAAATCAGCCGCAGCCTCAAAATACACGTTATCAACACTCTCCGATGATGCACAAAACACACAAATTTTCATAGATTAAAAGTTACAGTTTGCAAGTTATTCGTTTCATAAAACAAGTTGCAGATTAATAGTACAAACCTGTAACCCATTAACCTGCAACTTGGAACTACATTGACGCTTAAGCGTCAATGTTAGCGTATGTAGCGTTCTGTTCGATAAACTGTCTACGAGGCGGCACATCGTCCCCCATAAGCATGGAGAAAATACGGTCTGCCTCGGCAGCATTCTCGATCGTCACCTGACGCAACGTTCTGCCATCAGGAGACATCGTCGTGTCCCACAACTGTTCTGCTGTCATTTCACCAAGACCTTTGTAACGCTGGATATGCAAACTGCTCTCTTTACCCGCTCCCATTTCCTGAATCAATTGCAAACGCTGTTCTTCCGTCCAGCAATAGCGTTGCTCCTTTCCTTTCTTCACGGAGTAAAGAGGCGGAGTTGCGATATACAGATAACCGTTTTCAATCACCGATCTCATGTAACGGAAGAATAATGTCATAATCAACGTGGCAATGTGCGCCCCGTCGACGTCGGCATCGGCCATGATCACGATCTTGTGGTAACGTATTTTTTCCAAATTAACCGCTTTACTGTCTTCCGCCGTACCAATCGTGATACCCAAAGCTTGGAAGATCATTTTGATTTCCTCACTTTCCCACACGCGATGAGCCAACGCTTTCTCCACGTTGAGGATTTTACCTCTCAATGGAAGGATTGCCTGGAATTTACGGTCACGCCCTTGTTTAGCCGTACCCCCTGCCGAGTCTCCCTCGACAAGAAATATCTCGCAGTTCTCCGGGTTATTGTCCGAACAATCCGCCAATTTACCGGGCAAACCGGAACCGGAAAGCACCGTCTTCCGTTGCACAAGTTCACGGGCTTTACGGGCCGCATGACGAGCTTGTGCGGCAAGGATTACCTTGTCCACGATAGCACGGGCATCTTTCGGATGTTCCTCCAGATAATTTGCTAATGCAACACTCACTGCTTGAGCCACGGCCGACCCGACCTCAGTATTACCTAACTTAGTCTTGGTCTGTCCTTCGAATTGAGGTTCTGCCACCTTCACGGAAATAATAGCTGTCAGACCTTCACGGAAATCCTCCCCGCTAATATCAAACTTCAACTTGCTTAACATCCCGGAATTATCGGCATACGTCTTCAAGGTTTGCATCACTCCCCGACGAAATCCTGCAAGGTGTGTTCCCCCCTCGATCGTGTTGATATTATTCACATAAGAGTAAACATTTTCCTTGAACTCCGTGTTGTAATGCATGGCCACCTCGATCGGAATTCCATTCTTCTCGGTCGTGATATGAATGGTTTCATCAATCAATTTTTCCCGGGTTTCATCCAAGTATTCCACGAATTCACTCAATCCCTTTTCCGAGTAGAAAACTTCAGACTTGAACTCGTTTGTGTCCGAATCAATTGTTCGTTTATCGGTTAACGACAAACGGATACCCCGGTTCAGGTAAGCCAACTCCCGCAAACGGGCAGCTAAAATATCATATTTATATTCTGTTACATAAAATATAGAATCATCCGGCTTGAAATAGATCGTCGTACCCGTCCGATCCGTCTCACCAATCACTTGCACATCTGCTAATGGGAATCCTTTACTGTACTCTTGGCGCCAGATTTTACCTTCACGATAAATGGTTGCGACCAATTTTGTGGAAAGTGCGTTCACACAAGATACACCCACCCCGTGAAGTCCTCCAGAAACCTTGTAAGAACCTTTATCAAATTTACCACCGGCATGCAGAATTGTCATCACGACTTCCAGAGCCGAGCGATTCTCTTTCTGGTTCATTCCCGTCGGAATTCCACGTCCATCGTCAGACACGCTGATCGAGTTATCCTCGTTAATCGTTACATCAATATTTTTACAATAGCCAGCCAACGCCTCGTCAATCGAGTTATCGACCACCTCGTACACCAAATGATGCAACCCTTTCGTATTAACATCTCCAATATACATGGACGGACGCATACGAACGGCCTCTAACCCCTCCAACACTTGAATACTATCAGCCGAATACTCGTTATTCGTTTGCTCTATTTCTTCACTCATGTTCTGCTCTAATTCTTCACTCATATGATATATTTAATTGTTTTTTCTTATTTCTTATATTCGCTAAACTGTTCATTCACAGCCGGAATTTTATCCCGACACAAAACATACAAATATAGGAAAAATCAGCTATAATATCGAAAGTATTAAGATATATTTTCCTCTCGTTAACACATCAATTGAATCGTCATCTATAATGTCGGAATTTCAAATATCCTTACTCTTGAAGCATCTACAACAATTTTAACTCATAACTTCAATCGCAACATCACGCATCACCTTAAATCCCAATCATTCGTCCTCCTCGCAGCCCATTGGGGGTGAAGTTGACATCATTTAGATGGGCTTTCCTTATCTTCATTTCTTCGGGGTATTGGCTGCCTGTCAGGCAAACATTTCATATATCGTTCTAAACGCTCAAACTGTTCCCGAATCGGGGAATATTCCATTTCATCTATTTTCTCCCGATACAAATCAAACAAACCGAGAGTTCCCCGCTTGTCATAAGTATTCAAATAATATAAACAGATGCCATGCAAAATACGTTCCCCAGTCCACACGGCCAAAGGAGCCCAACCGGAAACATTAAAAATATCCAAGGCTTTCTCAACCTTCTCATAATCGTTCATTTCCTTGAAAAAAGAAAGTCCTACGCTCTCGAACTCCACGATCCACTTTTGCACGAGTGAATGAAGCTTTGCTATTTTCATCTGAAACCAAGGCTTATCATCCAAAGGTATTCCCAAGTACTTGTAAGCCCACCCGACATCCAGCACGCCGCAAATAGGCATACAGTCCTTTTCCAATATAGCCTCCTTGTATAATTGACTGACTTTCTTACAAGTTACAAAGTACTCCGTACGCAAAGACAACTGATCATTCTCCCAATTCGTGAATCGAAGAATACACTCGTTCTTCCATTCACGATCCTCATAAACAAACACATTTTTAGCCTTCATGAAATGATAGCCATGCCTCTCCATGACCGGAACAATTTGCTCGATAAAAAGCCCCTTGATACCTTCACCTTTCATTTTCGTATGCATATGCTTATGCTTATCTATAAATTAAATGCCTGCCCCTTTTTATCAACAACAAAGAGAATAAAATTTTCTTTATTTTCCCTATAAAAGTTCATAAAGTTTACAAACTTTTTATTCATTACCTATATACAACTCGGCCACAAAGCGTGATTCATGAGATACTGGTGTTAAATTTATATATCCGGACACGATTCGCCCCGCCTCTATTAGTAAGGGATGTACGTCTCTATTCTTCTCCACCGATTGCATAATTTCTCCCGCTTTAGGAGAAAAGCGAATATTAAAAACACCCTCAACACTCTCTTGTAAATAACGCTGCAAAGCGATTGAAACGATTCCCATGTTATAACGCAGATTTATCTCGACACAAGGCTGTATGCCGAATTCTCCTGACTCGTCCTCGTATATCATCATATCCACTCCCATGTATCCCACGTATTTTCCGTGAAACACCGTCGTCACTACCTTTTCCAACTGTTCACGGATTTCACGTAGAAATCCCGTTCCCGTATATTTTGCAATTATCCCTTCCAAACTAGAATTCGACGCCACCGTATTCCCCTCGTATTCCCCCCGTCGACTTGTTTGAAAAACAGAATACCCAAGAAAATTCAGGTGAAATAAACGATCCATTTCAAACTCCATGGCAAAATCCAGCACCCGATTCAATCTTTTTTCCACCATCACGTACCCTTGTTTACGCAAGATACCGGATAAAACTTCCTCTTCTTTACACGTAATCTCTCCTTTCGGGATAAAAAGAACACCTTTACCGGAAGAGGACCAAGGAGCTTTCACCACGATATTTTCCTTTTCTGACAATAACCTAATTTCTGCCAACGTGTTACACTCACTAGGAATAATATCTTTCCCTAGACAGGGAATAGCCTGTACCATCTCTGTCAAACAAGTAGCAGCCATTCGCCTGCTATATAAATCCCTCCGTTCATCACTCCACGTTGACATTACACTCTCCTTAAACTGCTCGTTACAACGACTTTTCAAATCTTTCAACAAATTGTGAACCCGGGGACTCCATCCCCAAGGCTTTAACTCGCTAAAAGAAAGTAATTGAGCTTTTTCCCAGGTCACCGGTTTACAATCCAGACCAAAAACTTCCTCTCGACTTTTCATAAAGTCGAAGTCTGGCATCTTCGTAACCAACACATAATCCCCTTTTCCGGCCAAATATGCAGATAAAAACGCCAGATCACCGGCCATAACGGAAATATTCGTCTTTGGCGTGTAACCATTTGTTCCATTGGCTATTGAAATTTCATTATCCGGATTAAACAGATATAAATCTTGCATGAATGTTAAATTTTAGAGCAAAAGTAACACTTTTGGCTTAAATTTTGTATTACATATAAAAGTTTAAATAAATGAGGAGAAGAATGACTATCCACAATTTATACAGATTTTAAACTAATAACAACAAGTTTCATTTATTTTGCAAAAAGTGAAACATTCATTTCGGGATAACCGTAGGATATATCGTGTAAACTTGATAATGATTGAAAAATTAAAACTTTAAATAAATAGATGAGATGATTTTACAACTAGCTTTCGTTTTAACAGCAATCATCATCGGAGCGCGTCTAGGTGGTATCGGACTGGGTGTCATGGGAGGTATTGGATTGGGAATTCTGACATTCGTGTTCGGACTGCAACCAACGGCCCCACCTATTGATGTAATGCTTATGATCGTGGCGGTTATTTCTGCGGCTGCATGCATGCAGGCTGCCGGAGGATTGGACCTTATGGTTAAGGTGGCCGAACGCTTATTAAGAAAGAACCCGGCACACGTCACAATTCTAAGCCCGTTAGTAACTTACGCATTCACGTTTATCGCCGGTACCGGCCACGTTGCCTATTCCGTACTTCCGGTAATCGCTGAAGTTGCCACGGAAACCAAAATTCGCCCGGAACGTCCCCTAGGAATTGCCGTGATCGCTTCCCAACAAGCCATTACCGCCAGTCCAATTTCTGCCGCCACGGTAGCATTACTGGGCTTGTTAGCTGGTTTTGACATTAGTTTGTTTGACATTCTGAAGATCACGATTCCCGCCACGCTAATCGGTGTACTCGTCGGAGCCTTCTTCTCTATGAAAGTCGGGAAAGAACTTGTTGATGACCCGGAATATCAAAAACGTTTGAAAAAAGGTGTTTTCAATGACAAAAAATACGAATTGAAAGACGTTTCCAACCAGAGAAGAGCAAGTCTGTCTGTTTTTGTTTTCATTATCGCCACGGTATTCATCGTACTATTCGGTTCGTTTGATACCATGCGTCCTTCATTCATGATCAATGGCGAACAAGTATTATTAGATATGCCATCTATCATTGAAATATTAATGTTATCCGCGGCAGCTATCATATTATTAGTAACTCGTACAGACGGGTTAAAAGCCGCACAAGGTTCAGTCTTCGGAGCTGGTATGCAAGCAGTAGTAGCTATCTTCGGAATCGCCTGGATGGGAGATACTTTCTTGCAAGGCAATATGGCAGAATTAAAATCTTCTATCGAAGAAGTCGTGAGACAAATGCCCTGGTTGTTTGGTATAGCCCTGTTCGTGATGTCTATCCTCTTATACAGCCAAGCAGCAACCGTTCGGGCGCTCATGCCTCTCGGTATAGCCCTAGGAATATCGCCTTATATGCTGATCGCCATGTTCCCGGCCGTCAACGGGTATTTCTTTATCCCAAACTACCCCACCGTGGTAGCGGCCATTAACTTCGACCGAACGGGAACAACTCGAATCGGCAAATACGTGTTGAACCACTCGTTCATGATGCCCGGACTTGTCGCGACCATCGTGGCCGTCGGACTTGGACTGCTCTTTATACAGATTTTTTAAATACTCTAATTATAAGTAAATTTTAAATTACAGGTTATGAAAATGTTTAAGAATTTAAGTTTGCTGGTAGCCTTAGTGCTATTCTCTGTTGCGACCACGTTCGCACAAAAGTTGCCTAACATCCATATTCTGGCAACAGGAGGTACGATCGCCGGAACCGGAGCTTCTTCAACCGGAACCAATTACACGGCCGGACAGGTAGCCATCGGTACTCTTTTATCTGCTGTACCGGAAATTCAGAAAATAGCCAATGTAACCGGAGAACAAATCGTTAAGATCGGTTCACAGGATATGACGGATGACGTGTGGTTGACACTTGCCAAAACAATCAACAAATTACTGGCAAGAAAAGACATTGATGGAATCGTGATCACCCACGGAACCGACACGATGGAAGAAACCGCTTATTTCTTGAATCTTGTTGTAAAAAGTAACAAACCGGTTGTACTTGTAGGTGCAATGCGTCCCTCTACCGCTCTTAGCGCTGACGGCCCGTTAAACTTATACAATGCAGTGGTTGTTGCAGGAGCAAAAGAATCCATAGGTAAAGGAGTTTTAGTTTCCATGAATGGTATTATTCTCGGGGCTCACAGTGTTTTAAAAATGAACACGATTGATGTTCAAACTTTCCAAGCACCGAATTCAGGAGCCCTTGGCTATGTCTACAACGGCAAAGTATTCTACAATCAATCCCCGTTAAAAAAACACACCAGCCAATCCATATTTGATGTAACGAATTTGAACTCTCTTCCGAAAGTGGGTATCGTGTACAGCTATTCAAACATGGAAGGTGACGTTGTTAAAATGATGGCTAATAGTGGTTATAAAGGAATTATTCACGCCGGATTAGGTAACGGAAACATTCACAAAAACGTGTTCCCGGAATTAATCAATGCACGTAACAAAGGAATCCTTATTGTTCGTTCCACCCGTGTACCGACAGGGCCTACCACGCTTGACGCAGAAGTAGATGACAATCAATACAAATTCATCGCTTCTCAAGAATTGAACCCTCAAAAATCAAGAATCCTCTTGATGTTAGCTTTGACTAAGACTAACGATTGGAAACAGATCCAACAATATTTCAACGAATATTAATTCATAAAAGCACCCAAGTCCTTTAAAGCAGGACTTGGTGCTTTACTCATTGGTAATTCTAGTTATTAGAACTAGAAATTATATTTTTATCAAAACGCCGAATATGAAAAAATTAGCTTTATTAATACTTGTTATGGGGTGCGCAGCAGGCGCTTTCGCGCAAAATGCCACGAACGAAAAGACTCTTTTCGAACGAGTAACCCAAATAGAGAAAAAAATGGACTGGTTCAACTTCTATTTGAATATGCAAGGTTCTTTTGATGCCAGTTTCAACTATGACCAAAGCGGACTAAGCGAGGCTGCATTCAAGATGCGTCAATTCCGTATTGAAGCAAAAGGTAACATCACCCCTTGGTTGTCCTATCGCTGGAGACAACGTCTGAACCGCGGGAACAACGGGGGCAACAACATTGATAATATGCCTACCTCCATTGATATTGCAGGTATCGGGG from Butyricimonas virosa encodes the following:
- a CDS encoding response regulator, coding for MKIKILYAEDDEFTRKFEIRRLKECGFNVSSVEDGQEAWDEYQKGRYDLLLLDGDMPKMQGEEVMRLVREAGDDIAIVIYSGLPDYSLLNEGVDECIDKGTRNSQEVEWRIKTAFRRSQERKEMNRLKAPKAEKRKTFWDRFKRNS
- a CDS encoding TIGR00730 family Rossman fold protein codes for the protein MKICVFCASSESVDNVYFEAAADLGKEIVMRGWELLYGGTNCGLMREVSDAVKNGGGEVTGIIPQCIVDRGVSAEGISELIVAPDMKERKSMMREKADAFIALPGGWGTLEEITEVITLKQLGIHNKPIIFLNTNDFYEYFFLFISNIRKEGFVSKAYDGLYTVVNTVEEAMEYIKNYQAKDFSSKY
- the gyrB gene encoding DNA topoisomerase (ATP-hydrolyzing) subunit B, yielding MSEEIEQTNNEYSADSIQVLEGLEAVRMRPSMYIGDVNTKGLHHLVYEVVDNSIDEALAGYCKNIDVTINEDNSISVSDDGRGIPTGMNQKENRSALEVVMTILHAGGKFDKGSYKVSGGLHGVGVSCVNALSTKLVATIYREGKIWRQEYSKGFPLADVQVIGETDRTGTTIYFKPDDSIFYVTEYKYDILAARLRELAYLNRGIRLSLTDKRTIDSDTNEFKSEVFYSEKGLSEFVEYLDETREKLIDETIHITTEKNGIPIEVAMHYNTEFKENVYSYVNNINTIEGGTHLAGFRRGVMQTLKTYADNSGMLSKLKFDISGEDFREGLTAIISVKVAEPQFEGQTKTKLGNTEVGSAVAQAVSVALANYLEEHPKDARAIVDKVILAAQARHAARKARELVQRKTVLSGSGLPGKLADCSDNNPENCEIFLVEGDSAGGTAKQGRDRKFQAILPLRGKILNVEKALAHRVWESEEIKMIFQALGITIGTAEDSKAVNLEKIRYHKIVIMADADVDGAHIATLIMTLFFRYMRSVIENGYLYIATPPLYSVKKGKEQRYCWTEEQRLQLIQEMGAGKESSLHIQRYKGLGEMTAEQLWDTTMSPDGRTLRQVTIENAAEADRIFSMLMGDDVPPRRQFIEQNATYANIDA
- a CDS encoding anaerobic C4-dicarboxylate transporter family protein, producing MILQLAFVLTAIIIGARLGGIGLGVMGGIGLGILTFVFGLQPTAPPIDVMLMIVAVISAAACMQAAGGLDLMVKVAERLLRKNPAHVTILSPLVTYAFTFIAGTGHVAYSVLPVIAEVATETKIRPERPLGIAVIASQQAITASPISAATVALLGLLAGFDISLFDILKITIPATLIGVLVGAFFSMKVGKELVDDPEYQKRLKKGVFNDKKYELKDVSNQRRASLSVFVFIIATVFIVLFGSFDTMRPSFMINGEQVLLDMPSIIEILMLSAAAIILLVTRTDGLKAAQGSVFGAGMQAVVAIFGIAWMGDTFLQGNMAELKSSIEEVVRQMPWLFGIALFVMSILLYSQAATVRALMPLGIALGISPYMLIAMFPAVNGYFFIPNYPTVVAAINFDRTGTTRIGKYVLNHSFMMPGLVATIVAVGLGLLFIQIF
- the ansB gene encoding L-asparaginase 2; its protein translation is MKMFKNLSLLVALVLFSVATTFAQKLPNIHILATGGTIAGTGASSTGTNYTAGQVAIGTLLSAVPEIQKIANVTGEQIVKIGSQDMTDDVWLTLAKTINKLLARKDIDGIVITHGTDTMEETAYFLNLVVKSNKPVVLVGAMRPSTALSADGPLNLYNAVVVAGAKESIGKGVLVSMNGIILGAHSVLKMNTIDVQTFQAPNSGALGYVYNGKVFYNQSPLKKHTSQSIFDVTNLNSLPKVGIVYSYSNMEGDVVKMMANSGYKGIIHAGLGNGNIHKNVFPELINARNKGILIVRSTRVPTGPTTLDAEVDDNQYKFIASQELNPQKSRILLMLALTKTNDWKQIQQYFNEY